One window of the Prosthecobacter sp. genome contains the following:
- a CDS encoding prolyl oligopeptidase family serine peptidase, with protein MMTVSTFAAEGLNYPTTRKESVVDVHHGVKIADPYRWLEDDNSEETKAWVKAQNEVTFGYLEKLPRRGEIEKRLRELWNYERIGMPFERGGRWFYSHNSGLQNQAVLKTAESLEGEAKVLLDPNAMSKEGTTSLSDYEASEDGKLIAYGVSEAGSDWTTIRVRDIASGRDSDDLVKWVKFSGVSWKKDGSGFFYSRYDEPKPGAALTAKNEFHKLYFHKLGTAQSDDTLIYERKDEPKWGFGGSVTEDGEYLIIQVWLGTEPKNRVFYKKIAGDAPVVELLHENDARYEFIDNYGPVFYFRTDLNASCFQVIAIDTRKPQRGNWRIVVPEVPRVLLEDVSTVGGQMFCQYLRDAKTEVKCFDYTGKLIRDVKLPGIGSAGGFWGHRKDTETFFTFMGFTEPGAIYRMDLKTGESKLWRKPDVKFDGSAFETKQVFFKSKDGTQVPMFIVHKKGLQLDGSNPTLLYGYGGFNINMVPGFSVSRAVWLEMGGVFAMPNLRGGGEYGREWHLAGIKLGKQNVFDDFIAAAEWLIANKYTTSAKLAIQGGSNGGLLVGACMTQRPELYAAALPAVGVLDMLRFEKFTIGWGWKSDYGTVENGAEFKALLKYSPYHNLKPGTRYPATLVLTSDHDDRVVPAHSFKFGSRLQEYQAKDGPPTLIRIETSAGHGAGTALNKTIEKTADEWAFLVRVLEMKAE; from the coding sequence ATGATGACTGTTTCCACTTTTGCTGCCGAAGGCTTGAACTACCCCACGACACGGAAAGAGAGCGTGGTGGATGTGCATCACGGAGTGAAGATCGCTGATCCGTATCGCTGGCTGGAGGATGACAATTCGGAGGAGACGAAGGCGTGGGTGAAGGCGCAGAACGAGGTGACGTTTGGGTATCTGGAAAAGCTGCCACGCAGGGGCGAGATCGAGAAGCGGTTGCGGGAGCTGTGGAATTACGAGCGTATCGGCATGCCGTTTGAGCGTGGTGGGCGGTGGTTTTATTCGCACAACTCAGGATTGCAGAATCAGGCGGTGCTGAAGACAGCAGAGTCACTGGAAGGTGAGGCGAAGGTGCTGCTCGATCCGAATGCGATGTCGAAGGAAGGGACGACCTCGCTGTCGGATTATGAGGCGAGTGAGGATGGCAAACTCATCGCGTATGGTGTTTCAGAGGCTGGGAGCGACTGGACGACGATTCGCGTGCGTGACATCGCCTCGGGGCGCGATTCAGACGATCTCGTGAAGTGGGTGAAGTTCAGCGGCGTGTCGTGGAAGAAAGACGGCAGCGGCTTTTTCTACTCCCGCTATGATGAGCCGAAGCCCGGTGCGGCTTTGACGGCGAAGAACGAATTTCACAAACTTTACTTCCACAAGCTGGGCACAGCGCAGAGTGACGACACGCTGATCTACGAGCGCAAAGACGAGCCGAAGTGGGGCTTTGGCGGCAGCGTGACGGAAGATGGGGAGTATCTCATCATCCAGGTGTGGCTGGGCACGGAGCCGAAGAACCGGGTGTTTTACAAGAAGATCGCCGGTGATGCTCCAGTGGTGGAGCTGCTGCACGAAAACGACGCGCGCTACGAATTCATCGACAACTACGGACCGGTGTTCTACTTCCGCACGGATTTGAATGCGTCTTGTTTTCAGGTCATCGCCATAGACACGCGCAAACCGCAGCGCGGCAACTGGCGCATCGTGGTGCCGGAAGTGCCGAGGGTGCTGCTGGAAGACGTCAGCACCGTGGGCGGACAGATGTTCTGCCAGTATCTGCGTGATGCTAAGACGGAGGTGAAGTGCTTCGATTATACTGGGAAGCTGATTCGTGACGTGAAACTGCCCGGCATCGGCTCCGCAGGCGGTTTTTGGGGCCATCGCAAGGACACGGAGACGTTCTTCACCTTCATGGGCTTCACAGAGCCGGGCGCGATCTACCGCATGGATTTGAAAACCGGCGAAAGCAAGCTGTGGCGGAAGCCGGACGTGAAATTCGACGGCTCTGCCTTTGAGACGAAGCAGGTCTTCTTCAAGAGCAAGGACGGCACGCAGGTGCCGATGTTCATCGTCCACAAGAAGGGCCTCCAGCTCGACGGATCGAATCCGACGCTTCTGTATGGCTACGGCGGTTTCAATATCAACATGGTGCCCGGATTCTCCGTCTCGCGTGCCGTATGGCTGGAAATGGGCGGCGTCTTCGCGATGCCGAACCTGCGCGGCGGTGGCGAGTATGGCCGCGAGTGGCATCTGGCGGGCATCAAGCTCGGCAAACAGAACGTGTTCGACGATTTCATCGCAGCGGCGGAGTGGTTGATCGCAAACAAGTACACGACGAGCGCCAAACTCGCGATTCAAGGCGGCAGCAACGGCGGCTTGCTCGTCGGTGCGTGTATGACGCAGCGCCCCGAACTCTACGCCGCAGCCTTGCCCGCTGTGGGCGTGCTGGACATGCTGCGCTTCGAGAAATTCACCATCGGCTGGGGCTGGAAGAGCGATTACGGCACCGTGGAGAACGGCGCGGAGTTCAAGGCTCTGCTCAAGTACTCGCCGTATCACAATCTGAAGCCCGGCACCCGCTATCCGGCCACGCTCGTGCTCACCAGCGACCACGATGACCGTGTCGTGCCTGCACACAGCTTCAAATTTGGTTCCAGATTGCAGGAATATCAGGCTAAAGACGGCCCGCCGACTTTGATCCGCATCGAAACCAGCGCGGGGCACGGTGCAGGCACGGCGCTGAACAAGACCATCGAGAAGACGGCGGACGAGTGGGCGTTTTTGGTGAGAGTGTTGGAGATGAAGGCTGAGTGA
- a CDS encoding DUF87 domain-containing protein, producing the protein MPISPDQYEKLGAFYLGREYDLAAKQVKDDLVLYDSKDLVTHGVVLGMTGSGKTGLCLALLEEAAIDGVPVIAIDPKGDLGNALLTFPNLTPQEFRPWINEDEARRKNQSPDDYAAAQSAMWQKGLGDWGQSADRIKKLRETVDMAIYTPGSNAGLPVSILSSLNCPPAEVMEDAEALADRIESTVSSMLGLMDIEADPIQSPEHILLSNIVAHCWKKGQNISLENLVRHIQQPPIRKIGVVDLDSFMPESKRTPLAMKLNNLLASPGFSTWLEGEPLDIQRMYYTKEGKPRVTIFCIAHLSDTERMFFVSLLLNQLLGWMRTQQGTTSLRALFYMDEIFGYLPPTAMPPSKKPMMFLLKQARAFGLGILLATQNPADLDYKALANIGTWWLGRLQTERDKMRVLDGLEGAANTAGGKFDRQLMEQTLASLGNRVFLMNNVHEDHPVVFNVRWILCYLSGPLSRPQIKALMDPIRPAKKEAAAAEDDGFAPPGASTSNADRNTTRPKLPEDTTELFQPSDEDGERLTYTPAIVRSATVVFDDAKRKISGKSIVTLVNAIDIEKQKVLWDKFIDIPKNDDLSQYDSEPKGSAAFSDLPGPALKSSTYTSIKKDFTDWVYANHSLEVFFSPLLEAYSNPGEKQDEFKARVTQTAREQRDAAIEDLRVKTAKTMKTLETRAEKTAAKVDAQKTQSSSAKLSTAMHIGGSILGAIFGRKTSLVKTSTISSASRVWKEGQDVKAAENELESVKADMAELEKQVADETQKIRDQYDPAALTLEAFKLTPVKKNIQVTATGILWLVK; encoded by the coding sequence ATGCCCATCTCCCCAGACCAATACGAAAAGCTCGGTGCCTTCTACCTCGGCCGCGAATACGATCTCGCCGCCAAACAGGTCAAAGACGATCTCGTGCTCTACGATTCGAAGGATCTCGTGACCCACGGTGTCGTGCTCGGCATGACTGGCAGCGGCAAGACCGGTCTCTGCCTCGCGCTGCTCGAAGAAGCGGCCATCGACGGCGTTCCCGTCATCGCCATCGACCCCAAGGGCGATCTCGGCAATGCGCTGCTCACGTTCCCGAATCTCACGCCGCAGGAGTTCCGCCCTTGGATCAATGAGGACGAGGCACGTCGCAAAAACCAGTCTCCCGACGACTACGCCGCCGCCCAATCGGCCATGTGGCAAAAGGGCCTCGGCGATTGGGGTCAGAGCGCCGACCGCATCAAAAAGCTGCGCGAGACCGTCGATATGGCGATCTACACACCCGGAAGCAATGCCGGCCTGCCCGTGTCGATTCTCAGCTCACTGAACTGCCCGCCCGCTGAGGTCATGGAAGACGCGGAGGCGCTCGCGGACCGCATCGAGAGCACCGTTTCCTCCATGCTCGGCCTCATGGACATCGAAGCCGATCCCATCCAGTCGCCGGAGCACATCCTGCTCAGCAACATCGTCGCGCATTGCTGGAAGAAAGGGCAAAACATCTCACTCGAAAACCTTGTGCGCCACATCCAGCAGCCGCCCATTCGGAAGATCGGTGTCGTCGATCTCGACAGCTTCATGCCGGAGTCCAAGCGCACGCCGCTGGCGATGAAACTGAACAACCTGCTCGCCTCCCCCGGCTTCAGCACCTGGCTGGAGGGCGAGCCGCTCGACATCCAGCGCATGTATTACACAAAGGAGGGCAAGCCACGCGTCACCATCTTCTGCATCGCACATCTGAGCGACACCGAGCGCATGTTCTTCGTCTCGCTGCTGCTCAATCAGCTCCTCGGCTGGATGCGCACGCAGCAGGGCACCACCTCTCTGCGTGCCCTGTTCTACATGGATGAAATCTTCGGCTACCTGCCGCCCACGGCCATGCCGCCGTCGAAGAAGCCGATGATGTTCCTGCTCAAACAAGCGCGCGCCTTTGGCCTCGGCATCCTTCTCGCCACGCAAAACCCCGCCGACCTCGACTACAAGGCGCTCGCCAATATCGGCACCTGGTGGCTCGGTCGTTTGCAGACGGAGCGCGACAAGATGCGCGTTCTCGACGGCCTCGAAGGCGCGGCGAACACCGCTGGTGGCAAGTTTGATCGTCAGCTCATGGAGCAGACGCTCGCCAGCCTCGGCAATCGCGTCTTCCTCATGAACAACGTCCACGAAGATCATCCCGTGGTCTTCAACGTGCGCTGGATCCTCTGCTACCTCAGCGGCCCGCTCTCACGCCCGCAGATCAAGGCGCTGATGGACCCGATCCGCCCCGCGAAAAAAGAAGCCGCTGCCGCCGAAGACGACGGCTTTGCGCCTCCCGGAGCCAGCACTTCCAACGCCGACCGCAACACCACGCGTCCGAAGCTGCCGGAAGACACCACCGAGCTGTTCCAGCCCAGCGACGAAGACGGCGAACGCCTCACCTACACGCCCGCCATCGTGCGCAGCGCCACCGTTGTGTTCGACGACGCGAAACGCAAAATCAGCGGCAAGAGCATCGTCACGCTCGTCAACGCCATCGACATCGAGAAGCAGAAGGTCTTGTGGGACAAGTTCATCGACATCCCGAAGAACGACGATCTCTCGCAGTACGATTCCGAACCGAAGGGAAGCGCCGCCTTTTCCGATCTCCCCGGCCCCGCGCTGAAATCCAGCACCTACACCAGCATCAAGAAAGACTTCACCGACTGGGTCTATGCCAATCACAGCCTCGAAGTCTTCTTCAGCCCGCTGCTGGAGGCCTATTCCAACCCCGGCGAGAAACAGGACGAGTTCAAAGCCCGCGTCACCCAAACCGCCCGCGAACAACGCGACGCCGCCATCGAGGACCTCCGCGTGAAAACGGCGAAAACCATGAAAACGCTCGAAACCCGGGCCGAGAAGACCGCGGCAAAGGTGGATGCCCAAAAAACACAGTCCAGCAGCGCCAAGCTGAGCACCGCCATGCACATCGGCGGCAGCATCCTCGGCGCAATCTTCGGCCGCAAAACCAGCCTCGTGAAAACCAGCACCATCAGCAGCGCCTCACGCGTCTGGAAGGAAGGCCAGGACGTCAAAGCCGCAGAAAACGAGCTTGAGTCCGTCAAAGCCGACATGGCAGAACTCGAGAAGCAGGTCGCCGATGAGACGCAGAAGATCCGCGATCAGTACGATCCCGCCGCGCTCACGTTGGAAGCCTTCAAGCTCACGCCCGTGAAGAAGAACATCCAGGTGACGGCGACGGGGATTTTGTGGTTAGTGAAGTAA